In one Ochotona princeps isolate mOchPri1 chromosome 16, mOchPri1.hap1, whole genome shotgun sequence genomic region, the following are encoded:
- the BCAT2 gene encoding branched-chain-amino-acid aminotransferase, mitochondrial, with protein MWGVGLCAHALCAARLPREPGVPRGGGCAQGGAGTSFSRAPPGRAQLSAARIMAAVARGQVCARRLLPVPWLLLGPRRCASTNFKAADLQLQITHAPQKKPNAREPLVFGKTFTDHMLMVEWTGSKGWGQPRIQPFQNLTLHPACSALHYSLQLFEGMKAFKGKDQQVRLFRPWLNMERMLRSARRLCLPSFDKLELLECIRRLIQVDKDWVPDGAGTSLYVRPVFIGNEPTLGIGGATQALLYVILCPVGSYFPGDFLTPVSLLADPTFIRAWMGGVGDYKLGGNYGPTVFVQQEAQRRGCEQVLWLYGPEHQLTEVGTMNIFIYWTHEDGVLELVTPPLDGVILPGVIRQSLLDLARSWGEFRVVERQVTMRELRRALQEGRVREVFGSGTACQVCPVHQILYEGQHLHIPTMENGPELVLRFQKDLKAIQYGTRAHEWMLTV; from the exons GCCGGGGGTGCCCCGGGGCGGGGGGTGTGCGCAGGGCGGGGCCGGAACGTCTTTCTCCCGGGCCCCGCCAGGGCGGGCCCAGTTAAGCGCCGCACGGATCATGGCCGCAGTCGCACGGGGCCAG GTCTGTGCCCGAAGGCTGCTTCCTGTCCCTTGGCTTCTGTTGGGTCCCAGAAGATGTGCCTCCACCAATTTCAAG GCTGCGGATCTGCAGCTGCAGATAACACATGCGCCTCAGAAGAAGCCCAATGCCCGCGAGCCCCTGGTGTTTGGGAAGACGTTTACTGACCACATGCTCATGGTGGAGTGGACGGGGAGCAAGGGCTGGGGACAGCCCCGCATCCAGCCCTTCCAGAACCTCACGCTGCACCCGGCCTGCTCTGCCCTGCATTACtccctgcag CTCTTCGAGGGCATGAAGGCTTTCAAGGGCAAGGACCAACAGGTGCGCCTCTTCCGGCCGTGGCTCAACATGGAGCGCATGCTGCGCTCGGCTAGACGTCTCTGCCTGCCG AGCTTTGACAAGTTGGAGCTGCTGGAGTGCATCCGCCGCCTCATCCAGGTGGACAAGGACTGGGTGCCCGATGGTGCTGGCACCAGCCTGTACGTGCGGCCCGTGTTCATCGGAAACGAG CCCACCCTGGGTATCGGTGGTGCTACGCAGGCCCTCCTCTACGTCATCCTGTGCCCTGTGGGCTCTTACTTTCCTGGAGACTTTCTGACCCCTGTCTCGCTCCTGGCTGACCCCACGTTCATCCGGGCCTGGATGGGGGGCGTCGGTGACTACAAGCTGGGAGG GAATTACGGGCCCACGGTGTTTGTGCAGCAGGAGGCCCAGAGGCGGGGCTgcgagcaggtgctgtggctctaCGGGCCTGAGCACCAGCTCACCGAGGTGGGCACCATGAACATCTTCATCTACTGGACCCACGAGGACGGGG TGCTGGAGCTGGTGACGCCCCCGCTGGACGGCGTCATCCTACCCGGGGTCATCCGGCAGAGTCTGCTGGACCTGGCTCGGAGCTGG GGGGAGTTCCGGGTTGTGGAGCGCCAGGTGACCATGAGGGAGCTGCGGCGCGCGCTGCAGGAGGGCCGCGTGCGGGAGGTCTTCGGCTCTGGCACCGCCTGCCAGGTGTGCCCGGTGCACCAGATCCTGTACGAAGGCCAG CACCTCCACATTCCCACCATGGAGAATGGGCCGGAGCTCGTCCTCCGCTTCCAGAAGGACTTGAAGGCGATCCAG TACGGAACGAGAGCGCACGAGTGGATGCTCACGGTGTGA